In Cupriavidus basilensis, the following proteins share a genomic window:
- a CDS encoding ornithine cyclodeaminase family protein — protein sequence MLILDSDTTRALLPFAKLVPALRDAFIRGCEVPQRHSHVIDTHGAAPGTMLLMPAWQADAYLGVKTVTIYPGNTLSGLPGLYSTYLLHDACTGKPLSMIDGNEITSRRTAAASALAASYLSPNYASSMLVLGAGRVASLLPQAYRAVRPIQRVAVWDINASQGEALAARLRADGFEARFVATIAAACEDADIVTSATLSTSPLVQRAWLRPGTHLDLIGGFTPAMREADDGCFESTAVFVDTSEAVLKAGDLLHPIEAGVLKATDIRGTLADLCQQRHRGRTDDTEITVFKAVGTALEDLAAAVMAYEGFEGLPRTTPRAESHGNVRRQA from the coding sequence ATGTTGATACTCGACTCCGACACCACCCGCGCGCTGCTGCCGTTCGCCAAACTCGTGCCTGCCCTGCGCGACGCGTTTATCCGCGGCTGCGAGGTCCCGCAGCGCCACAGCCATGTCATCGATACGCACGGCGCGGCGCCGGGGACAATGCTGCTGATGCCCGCCTGGCAGGCCGACGCCTATCTCGGCGTCAAGACCGTGACCATCTACCCGGGCAATACGTTGTCCGGGCTGCCGGGCTTGTACTCGACCTACCTGCTGCACGATGCGTGCACCGGCAAACCGTTGTCCATGATCGATGGCAACGAGATCACGTCCAGGCGTACCGCCGCCGCGTCGGCGCTGGCGGCCTCTTACCTGAGCCCCAATTATGCTTCGTCGATGCTGGTGCTCGGCGCGGGCCGCGTAGCCAGCCTGCTGCCCCAAGCCTATCGCGCCGTCAGGCCGATCCAGCGCGTTGCCGTCTGGGATATCAACGCGAGCCAAGGCGAAGCGCTGGCGGCAAGATTGCGGGCCGACGGCTTCGAGGCGCGCTTTGTCGCGACGATCGCCGCCGCCTGCGAAGACGCCGATATTGTGACCTCCGCCACGCTCTCCACCTCGCCGCTCGTGCAGCGCGCGTGGCTCAGGCCCGGCACCCACCTGGACCTGATCGGCGGCTTCACGCCGGCCATGCGCGAGGCCGACGACGGCTGCTTCGAGTCAACCGCCGTCTTCGTCGACACCAGCGAAGCCGTGCTCAAGGCCGGCGACCTGCTCCACCCGATCGAAGCTGGCGTGCTCAAGGCCACCGATATCCGGGGCACGCTCGCGGACCTGTGCCAGCAGCGCCATCGCGGCCGCACGGATGACACGGAAATCACCGTCTTCAAGGCTGTCGGCACCGCGCTGGAAGACCTCGCGGCCGCCGTCATGGCTTATGAAGGATTCGAAGGCTTGCCGCGCACCACGCCGCGCGCAGAAAGCCATGGCAATGTAAGGAGACAAGCATGA